Proteins encoded within one genomic window of Nitrospina gracilis 3/211:
- a CDS encoding two-component system sensor histidine kinase NtrB produces MGEANPVFKNIIASIVDGIILISREGTILHANLATEEMFQQSRDHFLNRPAGDLFPGQPELQNKIEDTLQNGVAYHQIEGQGHRRAHSTTFPVSITVSPYINDQNQPEGAVLYVRDCTLAQELEEISRPFDAISHLGTLSLGMAHEIKNPLVSISGSAQLLRRKLPEEHHKFLDVVIKESERINRMIDRMLNFARPLDLDLETINIHQILEEILLLEKQSHEAAIQFESVYDPSLPQIEGDGDRLKQVFLNLIQNAIEAMPDGGTLKVLTRYHTDYAVRSQVHPDRRKTILVEIVDTGLGITPENMKHLFTPFHTTKSQGNGLGLPLSLKIVENHHGKIKVISQPGSGTRVQVYLPVKQENA; encoded by the coding sequence ATGGGGGAAGCAAACCCTGTTTTTAAAAACATCATCGCGTCCATCGTCGACGGCATCATCCTGATATCCCGGGAGGGAACCATCCTCCACGCCAACCTGGCCACGGAGGAGATGTTCCAGCAATCCCGGGATCATTTTTTGAACCGGCCGGCGGGCGACCTGTTTCCCGGCCAGCCGGAATTGCAGAACAAGATTGAAGACACCCTGCAAAACGGGGTGGCCTATCACCAGATTGAAGGACAAGGTCACCGACGCGCCCATTCCACGACGTTTCCCGTGAGCATCACCGTATCGCCTTACATCAACGACCAGAACCAGCCGGAAGGGGCGGTGCTGTACGTTCGCGACTGCACGCTGGCCCAGGAACTGGAGGAGATCAGCCGCCCCTTCGACGCCATCTCCCACCTGGGCACGTTGTCGCTCGGCATGGCGCACGAAATCAAGAACCCGCTCGTGTCCATTTCGGGTTCCGCACAGTTGCTCCGCAGAAAGCTACCGGAAGAACACCACAAGTTTCTCGACGTGGTCATCAAGGAATCGGAGCGCATCAACCGCATGATCGACCGCATGCTGAATTTCGCGCGCCCCCTGGACCTCGATCTCGAGACCATCAACATCCACCAGATTCTGGAAGAAATCCTCCTGCTGGAAAAGCAGTCGCATGAAGCGGCCATCCAGTTCGAGTCCGTCTACGATCCCAGCCTGCCACAGATAGAAGGCGACGGCGACCGGTTGAAGCAGGTGTTCCTGAACCTCATCCAGAATGCCATCGAAGCCATGCCGGACGGCGGCACATTGAAAGTCCTGACGCGTTATCACACGGATTATGCCGTGCGCTCCCAGGTTCACCCCGACCGGCGGAAGACCATCCTGGTCGAGATCGTGGACACGGGTCTGGGGATCACGCCTGAAAACATGAAGCACCTGTTCACGCCCTTTCACACCACCAAAAGTCAGGGAAACGGGTTGGGGCTTCCGCTTTCCCTCAAGATTGTCGAAAACCACCACGGTAAGATAAAAGTCATTTCCCAACCCGGTTCCGGCACCCGGGTGCAGGTGTACCTGCCGGTCAAACAGGAGAATGCATGA
- a CDS encoding sigma-54-dependent transcriptional regulator, with protein MNGSKDILIVDDEENIRWLFTQALEDSPYRVDTACSGEEALQKIRSQSYFMVFTDIFMEGISGLELLQKVRDTDHRPHIVVMTAQDTMNNTIEAMRHGAYDYISKPFDFDEIFKLIDRVEKSRGVEAPEPRAEQKQDDFSLEAIIGKNRRMQDIFKVIGKAASTQFPVLITGESGTGKELVARALHHYSDRSHKPFIFINCAAISRELLESELFGHEKGSFTGAVESKKGKFELADGGTLMLDEIGDMELPLQAKILRVLQNNEFYRVGGKDSIRVDVRIIAATNQRLPDLMKADRFREDLYHRLNVINIHLPPLRDRAEDIPLLAEFFLKKYGKVSTQDRIYLAPETAELLMLYPWPGNIRELENIIKRCLVLVNRGPVLPEHLPDPLLTEARQTPKSSKSWETHLDNVVRDFLAKNQENADGQLYDLLIQAVEKHLFEQLLESKRGNQVATSKSLGINRNTLKRKIDAMGIEPKKKNNDSNPHSN; from the coding sequence ATGAACGGTTCGAAAGACATTCTGATCGTGGACGACGAGGAGAACATCCGCTGGCTGTTCACCCAGGCGCTGGAGGATTCGCCTTACAGAGTGGACACGGCCTGCAGTGGCGAGGAAGCACTGCAAAAGATCCGCAGCCAGTCCTACTTCATGGTGTTCACCGACATCTTCATGGAGGGCATCAGTGGCCTCGAACTTTTACAGAAAGTGCGGGACACGGATCACCGCCCGCACATCGTCGTCATGACGGCGCAGGACACGATGAACAACACCATCGAGGCCATGCGCCACGGAGCGTACGATTACATCAGCAAACCGTTTGACTTCGACGAGATATTCAAACTCATCGACCGGGTGGAAAAAAGCCGCGGGGTCGAGGCGCCGGAACCGAGGGCAGAGCAAAAACAGGATGACTTTTCGCTGGAAGCCATCATTGGCAAGAACCGGCGCATGCAGGATATCTTCAAGGTCATCGGCAAGGCCGCATCCACCCAGTTTCCCGTGCTCATCACCGGCGAGAGCGGCACCGGCAAGGAACTTGTCGCACGCGCCCTGCATCACTATTCCGACCGTTCGCACAAGCCGTTCATCTTCATAAACTGCGCTGCCATCTCCCGCGAATTGCTGGAAAGCGAACTGTTCGGCCATGAAAAAGGATCGTTCACCGGCGCGGTGGAATCCAAAAAGGGAAAATTCGAACTCGCCGACGGCGGTACGCTGATGCTCGACGAAATCGGCGATATGGAACTGCCGCTTCAGGCAAAAATCCTGCGGGTCCTGCAGAACAACGAATTTTACCGTGTCGGCGGTAAGGACTCGATCCGGGTGGATGTGCGCATCATCGCCGCCACCAACCAGCGCCTTCCCGACCTCATGAAAGCCGACCGGTTCCGGGAAGACCTGTACCACCGCCTGAACGTCATCAACATCCACCTGCCCCCGCTGCGCGACCGCGCGGAGGACATTCCCCTGCTTGCCGAATTCTTCCTGAAAAAATACGGCAAGGTATCGACGCAGGACCGCATTTACCTCGCGCCGGAGACGGCGGAGCTTCTTATGCTCTACCCGTGGCCGGGCAACATCCGCGAACTGGAAAACATCATAAAGCGCTGCCTGGTGCTGGTGAACCGGGGCCCGGTGTTGCCGGAACATCTGCCCGACCCGCTCCTCACAGAAGCACGCCAAACGCCGAAGTCCAGTAAATCATGGGAAACGCACCTGGACAACGTGGTGCGCGACTTCCTCGCCAAAAACCAGGAAAACGCCGACGGCCAGCTTTATGACCTGCTCATACAGGCGGTGGAAAAGCACCTCTTCGAACAACTCTTGGAAAGCAAGCGCGGAAACCAGGTGGCCACGTCGAAATCGCTGGGGATCAACCGCAATACCCTCAAGCGCAAGATCGACGCCATGGGCATCGAGCCCAAAAAGAAAAACAACGACTCCAACCCACATTCCAACTAG
- a CDS encoding M14 family metallopeptidase codes for MNTEAIVSIKNAMGGRLEIVRQTFPAHNGKPTRRISFVAGLHGDELAGLYLCHRLIRALRELQDTRPEVFLGQINIYPAANPAGIHSSNRLWPYYGLDMNRVIGQENGHTVGTRAASLLYKDILNHSEYAVDIHASNLHLLELPQIRVIEEFAVDLLPLASEANADLVWVHPMAGLFESTLGYNLNQEKIPTLVIETGICQRIHAHLIDPLFEGMMHYLLHLGILDANYLSPEKVRPPRVLYPKQVMQATAKNSGLFVGSVQPGETVCRGQRLGQVLDVVEGEVLEDVNAPAAGLLFTLREHPLVHSGALLARIALDPES; via the coding sequence GTGAATACGGAAGCCATCGTATCCATAAAAAATGCCATGGGCGGGCGTCTGGAAATCGTCCGTCAAACCTTCCCGGCGCACAACGGCAAACCCACCCGGCGTATTTCGTTCGTCGCGGGGCTGCACGGTGACGAACTGGCGGGGCTCTACCTGTGTCACCGGCTCATACGCGCGCTCCGCGAATTGCAGGACACGCGGCCGGAGGTGTTTCTCGGCCAGATCAATATTTATCCCGCAGCCAACCCGGCAGGCATCCACAGTTCCAACCGTCTGTGGCCGTATTACGGACTGGACATGAACCGGGTCATCGGCCAGGAAAACGGTCATACCGTGGGGACCCGTGCCGCCTCCCTGCTTTACAAGGACATCCTGAACCACAGCGAGTATGCGGTGGATATTCACGCCAGCAACCTGCACCTTTTGGAGTTGCCGCAGATCCGGGTCATCGAGGAATTCGCAGTCGACCTTTTACCCCTGGCAAGCGAGGCAAACGCCGACCTGGTCTGGGTGCACCCGATGGCGGGATTGTTCGAGTCGACACTCGGTTACAACCTCAACCAGGAAAAAATCCCGACCCTCGTCATTGAAACCGGCATCTGCCAGAGAATCCATGCCCATCTTATCGACCCCCTGTTCGAGGGAATGATGCACTACCTGCTCCACCTGGGGATTCTCGACGCCAACTACCTGTCACCGGAAAAGGTCCGGCCCCCACGCGTGCTGTACCCGAAACAGGTCATGCAGGCGACGGCAAAAAACTCCGGACTGTTCGTCGGTTCGGTACAGCCGGGGGAGACCGTCTGTCGGGGCCAGCGTCTGGGACAGGTGTTGGACGTGGTGGAAGGAGAAGTGCTGGAAGACGTCAACGCTCCCGCCGCGGGGCTGCTGTTCACCCTGCGCGAGCATCCGCTGGTCCACTCCGGCGCTTTGCTGGCGCGCATTGCGCTGGATCCGGAATCGTGA
- a CDS encoding succinylglutamate desuccinylase/aspartoacylase family protein, whose translation MKQAIYSTTTPLGDTLALYKNMWEGSESGQKLSIVAGIQGDRLNGLLAAGRIANFLQNVADGNEPGLKLSGTVQVFPVVNHRALESGTATWWYDNLDADLAFPGSEEGDLTETLCNRLLHETAGSDFGIILQTGSAHFEDAPHVRVYRPSLAMRKASRQFNLSVIREVPDIPSVNLQLSRQWHEMDIQTFTLSAGRPQVCDPSAIDALFGAMMHFLREMEFLSCDEPDGETVGTEAMFYKSKNEVWVNTEGAGLYLPCGRVGETVAAGQKLGEVFELYGGQLLETVVAPQGGVLVSQRVHPLAHEKEAVAILLTGGHSKWFWPF comes from the coding sequence GTGAAGCAGGCAATCTATTCCACCACCACGCCGCTCGGCGACACGCTCGCCCTCTACAAAAACATGTGGGAGGGATCGGAGAGCGGACAGAAGCTGTCCATCGTTGCGGGTATCCAGGGCGACCGGTTGAACGGCCTTCTCGCCGCGGGCCGGATTGCGAACTTTCTCCAGAACGTCGCCGACGGCAACGAGCCCGGCCTGAAGCTTTCCGGCACCGTGCAGGTGTTCCCGGTCGTCAACCACCGCGCTCTGGAATCCGGAACCGCTACATGGTGGTACGACAACCTGGACGCCGACCTCGCCTTCCCCGGCAGCGAGGAAGGCGACCTCACCGAAACGTTGTGCAACCGTCTGCTTCACGAGACCGCCGGGTCGGACTTCGGGATCATTCTTCAAACCGGATCGGCCCATTTTGAGGATGCACCGCATGTGAGGGTCTACCGTCCGAGCCTCGCCATGCGCAAGGCCAGCCGCCAGTTCAACCTGTCGGTGATCCGCGAGGTTCCGGATATCCCATCGGTCAACCTGCAACTTAGCCGCCAATGGCACGAAATGGACATCCAGACCTTCACCCTGTCCGCCGGGCGCCCGCAGGTGTGCGATCCCTCTGCCATCGACGCCTTATTCGGAGCGATGATGCATTTCCTGCGCGAGATGGAATTCCTTTCCTGTGATGAACCGGACGGGGAAACGGTCGGGACGGAGGCAATGTTCTACAAATCCAAAAATGAAGTGTGGGTGAATACCGAAGGGGCAGGATTGTATCTGCCCTGCGGCAGAGTGGGAGAAACGGTGGCGGCAGGCCAGAAACTGGGAGAGGTGTTCGAGTTGTATGGAGGACAGTTGCTGGAAACAGTGGTCGCACCGCAGGGGGGGGTTCTCGTAAGCCAGCGTGTTCACCCATTGGCCCATGAAAAAGAGGCGGTGGCGATCCTTCTCACCGGAGGCCATTCCAAGTGGTTCTGGCCTTTCTAA
- a CDS encoding tRNA1(Val) (adenine(37)-N6)-methyltransferase, translating to MSHSLSIEQNPTGYRYSVEPFLLAHFVEPEPAQRVLEVGTGCGILPLLLTSREPKLDISAVEIQESLVRIAIRNVAQSGRTGICIHHADFLEMARDLPPSSFDWIISNPPYRKRKSGRINPDPEKAIARHELKLSLPTLIAAAAPLLKPHGKLVLAYPPLRREEWATELKCNGLAPRRRLIIHGHHDTEPRILIMEAMRAELCGRCEDQTLVMYNPDGSYTEPMQAIYERFDYSGRSHRLREK from the coding sequence ATGTCCCATTCCTTATCAATCGAGCAAAACCCAACAGGTTACCGCTATTCGGTGGAACCGTTCCTGCTGGCGCATTTCGTAGAACCTGAACCGGCCCAGCGGGTGCTGGAAGTGGGAACCGGATGCGGCATTCTGCCTCTGCTCCTCACCTCACGCGAACCGAAATTAGACATCTCCGCCGTCGAAATTCAGGAATCCCTGGTCCGTATCGCCATCCGCAATGTGGCGCAGAGCGGCCGGACGGGCATCTGCATTCACCACGCGGATTTTCTGGAAATGGCGCGGGATCTGCCACCGTCTTCGTTCGACTGGATAATCAGCAACCCGCCCTACCGCAAGCGCAAGAGCGGCCGTATCAACCCGGATCCGGAAAAAGCCATCGCACGCCATGAGTTGAAACTCTCTTTGCCCACACTCATCGCCGCCGCCGCGCCGCTATTGAAACCGCATGGCAAACTGGTGCTGGCCTACCCGCCCCTTCGGCGGGAGGAATGGGCGACAGAATTGAAATGCAACGGACTCGCCCCGCGGCGGCGCCTCATCATTCACGGACATCACGACACCGAGCCGCGCATACTTATTATGGAGGCGATGCGGGCGGAACTCTGCGGCCGGTGCGAAGACCAGACACTGGTCATGTACAACCCCGACGGCTCGTACACCGAGCCGATGCAGGCCATTTATGAACGCTTTGATTATTCTGGCCGGTCCCACCGCCTCCGGGAAAAGTGA
- the miaA gene encoding tRNA (adenosine(37)-N6)-dimethylallyltransferase MiaA — translation MNALIILAGPTASGKSDTALALAGHMDVEIVSADSMQVYRHFDIGTAKPSHEVRAQVPHHLIDILDPHEPFTAFDFKQRAQEVVRDILARNRIPVMVGGTGLYLKTFIENYECAVEPDPEIREQVQREIEERGPAALHDELKKVDPEYAAQIEPNDPIRIERALTVFRQSGRGLSSFHQTDMDNRETGYNFDIHLFLLERERQDLYTHINRRVERMIDDGLKEEVERLMERGYKKEWKPFSSIGYAQMVRHLEGEISLDRACYEIQRETRHFAKRQITWFKKMEATRPVPVHAADTGSTLAEKVLRLLPSTVALLLAFCLTLLPGNVKAGEVQEEYRQAVEMMQSGKWDQALQLLQPLEQQTLETATRKRLTYLLARVHSNRQDHKQALKFFDKSLTLYPEVEDDIRYQRARSQTALGQYAEALAELDRLAVRIPSSLLLPRVHLLKADIHRLQNHPEPALRHLKEAYRLIHFRVSMEDYMETLPEIVTQQIALYEKTGDLQGEYDAWRTLYAVYPDHPKAEEAEAALTRLASQDGVTPKPLSLRERSRRLRKLLGQARFETVIQEVRSLMNTSNRILPGRFYFILADAHQGLRDRAAANEVLNEFMRRYPLHDKVPKAAFIVGRNLWNLGDRDSALEHFQKVVEVAKRRDLKTEAAFIVGKIHEEAKNEEAALTAYRTLVKDHEKTEFGQQAAWQIGWVHYRAERWDAAADQFRTNLQRLPQGDFADKNAFWLAKSLGKQNKTDEVRQVYEELARQYPYTYYGLQAQNKLDAADDPHTLTPIATTAVVKTSLPSETESPTDPGRPLNDSEWFHFSRAVELIELGLHRRAREEMRQVTGTVRKDYDGVMWLSHWFNRAHAFSDSQRVLGLYRSFKSLHGEKELPEAFWKNYYPPAYFQKVRNWAETFDVDPFLVISLMRQESLYDRWSVSPAGARGLMQLMPKTASLMHRQTGNAEDLDIEELFDPNLNIRLGVRYLSHLMQEHAGNRIHILIAYNAGPHVLDAWRRRFGNLDDPDAFIESIPYPETRKYVKRVSRNHDLYKRLYAGATQTETESNKTF, via the coding sequence ATGAACGCTTTGATTATTCTGGCCGGTCCCACCGCCTCCGGGAAAAGTGATACGGCGCTCGCTCTGGCCGGTCACATGGATGTGGAAATCGTCAGTGCCGACTCCATGCAGGTGTACCGCCACTTCGACATCGGCACCGCCAAGCCGTCCCATGAAGTCCGCGCCCAAGTGCCGCATCATTTGATCGACATTCTCGACCCGCACGAGCCATTCACCGCATTCGACTTCAAACAGCGGGCGCAGGAAGTCGTGCGGGATATCCTCGCGCGTAACAGAATCCCCGTCATGGTGGGCGGCACCGGGTTGTACCTCAAAACATTCATCGAAAACTACGAGTGCGCCGTGGAGCCGGATCCGGAAATCCGCGAACAGGTTCAACGCGAAATTGAAGAACGCGGCCCGGCGGCCCTGCACGATGAGTTAAAAAAGGTCGATCCCGAATACGCAGCCCAGATCGAACCCAACGACCCCATCCGGATCGAACGCGCACTCACCGTTTTCCGCCAAAGCGGGCGGGGCCTGTCCTCCTTTCACCAGACCGACATGGATAATAGAGAAACCGGATACAATTTCGACATCCACCTGTTTCTTCTCGAACGGGAGAGGCAGGATCTCTACACCCACATCAATCGCCGGGTCGAAAGAATGATCGACGACGGGTTGAAAGAAGAGGTCGAACGGCTCATGGAGCGGGGTTACAAAAAGGAATGGAAACCGTTTTCCTCCATCGGCTACGCGCAGATGGTGCGTCACCTCGAAGGCGAGATTTCTCTCGACCGCGCGTGTTACGAAATCCAACGCGAAACCCGCCACTTCGCCAAAAGGCAGATCACCTGGTTCAAAAAAATGGAGGCCACCCGCCCCGTCCCGGTCCACGCTGCGGACACGGGTTCCACCCTGGCGGAAAAAGTTCTGCGCCTCCTGCCCAGCACCGTGGCCCTGCTCCTGGCTTTCTGTTTGACCCTGTTGCCCGGGAACGTGAAGGCCGGCGAGGTACAGGAGGAGTACCGCCAGGCGGTGGAAATGATGCAATCCGGAAAGTGGGACCAGGCGCTCCAGCTCCTCCAGCCGCTCGAACAGCAAACGCTGGAAACCGCCACCCGCAAACGCCTCACGTATCTCCTCGCCCGCGTTCATTCAAACCGGCAGGACCACAAACAGGCGCTCAAGTTTTTTGATAAAAGCCTCACCCTGTACCCGGAGGTGGAAGACGACATCCGCTACCAACGCGCCCGCTCCCAGACCGCGCTGGGCCAATACGCGGAAGCGCTGGCGGAACTGGACCGCCTGGCGGTGCGTATTCCCTCCTCACTCTTGTTGCCACGCGTGCATCTGTTGAAAGCGGACATCCATCGTTTGCAGAATCATCCGGAGCCCGCGCTGCGCCACCTGAAGGAAGCCTACCGGCTGATCCACTTCCGCGTCAGTATGGAAGATTACATGGAAACCCTTCCGGAAATCGTGACTCAACAGATCGCGTTGTACGAAAAGACCGGTGACCTGCAAGGTGAATACGATGCCTGGCGCACGCTGTATGCGGTCTATCCCGACCACCCCAAAGCCGAGGAGGCCGAGGCTGCGCTGACCCGGCTCGCCTCGCAGGACGGGGTCACACCAAAACCATTGTCGCTCCGTGAACGCTCGCGCCGGCTGCGCAAGCTTCTCGGTCAGGCGCGGTTCGAAACTGTCATTCAGGAAGTGCGGTCCCTGATGAACACTTCCAACCGCATTCTGCCCGGCCGTTTTTACTTCATTCTGGCCGACGCGCACCAGGGACTGCGCGACCGCGCCGCGGCCAACGAAGTATTGAACGAATTCATGCGTCGTTATCCCCTTCACGACAAGGTACCGAAGGCGGCGTTCATTGTCGGGCGCAACCTGTGGAACCTGGGCGACCGCGACAGCGCGCTGGAACATTTCCAAAAAGTGGTGGAGGTTGCCAAGCGGCGGGACCTGAAAACCGAGGCGGCATTCATCGTCGGGAAAATTCATGAAGAAGCAAAAAATGAAGAGGCCGCGTTGACCGCTTACCGCACGCTCGTGAAGGACCACGAAAAAACAGAGTTCGGTCAGCAGGCGGCGTGGCAGATCGGCTGGGTCCATTACCGCGCCGAACGCTGGGATGCGGCGGCAGACCAGTTCCGCACCAACCTCCAGCGGCTGCCGCAAGGAGACTTTGCCGACAAGAATGCCTTCTGGCTGGCAAAATCCCTGGGGAAACAGAACAAAACCGACGAGGTCCGGCAGGTGTACGAGGAACTGGCACGTCAGTATCCCTACACCTATTACGGCCTGCAGGCACAAAACAAGCTGGACGCGGCGGACGATCCCCACACCCTCACTCCCATCGCCACCACTGCCGTCGTCAAAACCAGCCTGCCTTCGGAGACCGAATCTCCCACTGACCCCGGCCGTCCACTGAACGACAGCGAATGGTTTCATTTTTCCCGCGCGGTGGAATTGATCGAACTGGGGCTCCACCGCCGCGCCCGCGAGGAAATGCGCCAGGTCACCGGGACGGTACGCAAGGACTACGACGGGGTGATGTGGTTGTCGCACTGGTTCAACCGCGCGCACGCCTTCTCCGATTCTCAACGCGTGCTGGGTTTGTACCGCAGTTTCAAATCACTCCACGGTGAAAAGGAACTGCCGGAAGCGTTTTGGAAAAATTATTATCCACCGGCGTATTTTCAAAAAGTGCGCAACTGGGCCGAGACGTTTGATGTGGACCCGTTTCTTGTTATCAGCCTCATGCGGCAGGAAAGCCTGTACGACCGGTGGTCAGTTTCCCCGGCTGGGGCACGGGGGCTCATGCAATTGATGCCGAAGACGGCCTCACTCATGCACCGGCAGACGGGGAATGCCGAGGACCTGGACATCGAGGAACTGTTCGATCCCAACCTGAACATTCGCCTCGGCGTGCGTTACTTGAGCCACCTCATGCAGGAACACGCAGGAAACCGCATTCACATCCTCATCGCATACAATGCCGGGCCTCACGTGCTGGATGCCTGGAGGAGACGGTTTGGAAACCTGGACGATCCCGACGCATTCATCGAATCCATTCCCTACCCCGAAACACGCAAATATGTCAAGCGCGTGTCGCGAAACCACGACCTGTACAAACGTCTGTATGCGGGAGCGACCCAAACCGAAACGGAAAGCAACAAGACCTTTTAG
- a CDS encoding ArsR/SmtB family transcription factor, giving the protein MSDHRVFYPDKGISVHGIAVPVHPLLAVDIRFAIHATPCFRLRSKLTSFRRIPYTAGMDKTLDTAECARILKSLGDESRLKIVQLLLQGECNVSKVVQSLNMAQPQVSHHLAILRGCGLVSTRREGNRIINFIDPEVRSMLKKNELGLDLGCCSITFE; this is encoded by the coding sequence ATGAGCGACCATCGGGTCTTTTACCCGGACAAGGGTATATCGGTACATGGTATCGCCGTACCTGTCCACCCATTGCTCGCTGTCGATATTCGGTTTGCTATCCACGCCACCCCATGCTTCCGTTTACGCTCCAAGTTGACTTCGTTCCGCCGGATTCCCTATACTGCCGGTATGGACAAGACCCTCGATACAGCCGAATGCGCGCGCATTCTGAAATCCCTGGGCGACGAATCCCGCCTTAAAATCGTCCAGTTGCTGTTGCAGGGAGAATGCAATGTTTCGAAGGTGGTGCAGTCGCTCAACATGGCCCAACCCCAGGTCTCGCATCACCTTGCCATCCTGCGCGGGTGCGGCCTGGTGAGCACCCGCAGGGAAGGCAACCGCATCATCAATTTCATCGATCCCGAAGTCCGTTCCATGCTGAAAAAAAATGAATTGGGGCTGGACCTGGGATGCTGTTCGATCACCTTCGAATAG
- a CDS encoding sigma-70 family RNA polymerase sigma factor, giving the protein MFGILKHKIMDHFRSQKSQRTYELTPDDDADPYENAYNETGHWISPPRNWEINPEKAVENTQLLEALNHCMDGLSDKFRDIFVMKEIEGMSSEDICKEMGIKPTNLWVILHRARNQLKKCLETHFGR; this is encoded by the coding sequence CTGTTCGGTATTCTCAAGCACAAGATCATGGACCATTTCCGCAGTCAGAAAAGTCAACGGACGTACGAGTTGACCCCCGATGACGATGCCGATCCGTATGAAAATGCATATAATGAAACTGGCCATTGGATTTCCCCGCCGCGAAACTGGGAAATCAACCCGGAAAAAGCGGTGGAGAACACCCAGCTGCTGGAAGCACTCAACCACTGCATGGACGGGCTGTCCGACAAGTTCCGTGACATCTTTGTAATGAAAGAAATTGAGGGGATGTCGTCAGAGGATATCTGCAAGGAAATGGGGATCAAACCGACCAACCTGTGGGTGATTCTGCACCGGGCCCGGAACCAGTTGAAAAAGTGCCTGGAAACCCACTTTGGGCGGTAA
- a CDS encoding methyltransferase domain-containing protein: MNERRSEMDTEAKVSHDDVREFYSKAAAATQENLCCPVKYDPGDLSHIPEEVLGISYGCGSPVSRADIQPGETMVDLGCGGGIDCFIAARGVGETGRVIGVDMTEEMLNVARKNAGRVAENLGYKNLEFHHGFLEAIPVEDDRADVITSNCVVNLSPSKREVFQEIRRILKPGGRFVIADIVSDQPVPAAMRENRELWGECVSGALTLDEFLDYARQAGFHGFRVTKDYLWKEVEGIRFYSYLLAGYKPLNIEESCCSGNVLAIYAGPFNEVTCEGVTFPVGRAVEIKEELGEILNHGPYRGLFNIIDPETEQVEDSGDDSCCG, encoded by the coding sequence ATGAACGAACGGCGATCGGAAATGGACACGGAAGCGAAAGTCTCCCACGACGATGTGCGGGAGTTTTACTCCAAAGCCGCGGCGGCCACCCAGGAAAACCTGTGCTGCCCGGTCAAGTACGACCCCGGCGACCTCTCCCACATTCCCGAAGAGGTGCTGGGCATTTCCTACGGGTGCGGCAGCCCGGTGAGCCGCGCCGATATCCAGCCCGGTGAAACCATGGTGGACCTTGGCTGCGGCGGCGGCATCGACTGCTTCATCGCCGCCCGGGGCGTCGGCGAAACGGGCCGCGTCATCGGCGTGGACATGACCGAAGAGATGCTGAACGTCGCCCGCAAAAACGCCGGTCGCGTGGCGGAAAACCTGGGCTACAAAAACCTGGAATTCCACCACGGCTTTCTGGAAGCGATACCGGTGGAGGACGACCGCGCCGACGTGATCACTTCCAACTGCGTGGTCAACCTGTCGCCCAGCAAGCGCGAGGTGTTTCAGGAAATCCGCCGTATCCTCAAACCGGGAGGACGCTTCGTCATCGCCGACATTGTCTCCGACCAGCCGGTCCCGGCCGCCATGCGCGAGAACCGCGAGCTGTGGGGAGAGTGCGTCTCCGGCGCGCTCACCCTCGACGAGTTTCTCGACTATGCCCGCCAGGCGGGGTTCCACGGATTTCGGGTCACCAAGGACTATCTGTGGAAAGAGGTCGAAGGCATCCGGTTTTATTCATACCTGCTCGCCGGCTACAAGCCATTGAACATCGAGGAGTCCTGTTGCAGCGGCAATGTGCTTGCCATTTACGCGGGCCCCTTCAACGAAGTCACCTGCGAAGGCGTCACGTTTCCTGTTGGCCGCGCGGTGGAAATCAAGGAAGAACTGGGTGAGATCTTGAACCACGGGCCCTACCGCGGTCTGTTCAACATCATCGACCCGGAAACCGAACAGGTGGAGGACAGCGGCGACGATTCCTGTTGCGGTTGA